A region of the Gouania willdenowi chromosome 1, fGouWil2.1, whole genome shotgun sequence genome:
AAGCCACAGCAAAAGGACTGGTTATCATTTTCAGATATAAGAGCGTAAAAAGTCAGCAttggtaattaaaaaaaaaaaaaaaaattatagagAAAAGAGGGAGCCTTCTGGCTTAGAGTCATACTTGCAACATTGAGAATAgcggtgggaacctctgggtacctcacgatacgatacgcgatacagagctcacgataacgattatctcacgatatgacaatactgcgatcATCGATATaatggtcagaaatcaatctatgacataagaaaaaaaaaagattaagtgaaaaaatacaatttttattttatatctctgaaagacaataaattgaaaaagtgtcctatgaacagtgacactattttagtgcaacatttctgtaaatacatGTCttcataccaatgtaaacaaataagtatctccaatagtgctttctgtaaacaaaaaatagggtctttcttaacagtgacaccattatagtgcaacattccagtaaacaatatattggttccttcaatagtgacatttctgtgaagacctacctgcacattttagtgaaaaaccagaaaaggttttgaaaaaaaaaaaaaaaaaattatacttaaagcgagcatatcgataatcgatcgagTGTAAGAACTATCGCGATATtttgccgtatcgagatatcatcACACTGCTAATTGAGATTGATGGCTAGTCCtaacaaaaccccaaaaaagTTGACCTCACCTTTAACTTTGGTGCTAACAAGCATTCTAGCTGGTTTTGAGcaccacatacagtatataaacgcACAGAGTGATGGGAGCAGTGCTGTAAGTGAGTCACACTCTCACCAAGCAAACGGATGTCTCACTTCTTCTCCATCTCTCTATCACTTCACTTCCTTCCAACCAAAGGTTCAGAAAGAGGCTGCTGTGTTTTCTTTCCCTCACGTTGGCCTCTTTAGCTGTGACAATAACGGAATTACAAAGGTCTGCTCAGTGTGATACAAATACTAACAGGACTTTCAACATTCTACAGTTCACGCACATCATAAAAAAGGTAAGATGTGTCGATCTGAACTCTTACTTGTGCGTATTTATCAATAACAGAATTTTGCAACTCCATACTGTACTACATACTATATTTCCTGCATGCAATTGCTTCCCggtgttaaaatgtacatttttattcaaattgtATTCATCTAAATCAGTTTAACTCAGATTAGATAAAATTGTCAGGCGAAAGTAAATTATACACGGTATGGATGATGTTTGGTACATATATAAGTAAAGGTTTTCCATATTTTAGCTCATGGAAATTAAAGTAGCTCAGGTAAAGCAACTGGACTTAGTTGAAGTTTaacttaaacacatttttaccaaGACTACAAAATTAGAATAATCAATTCCACAGTAATAAAAGAAGTGTCTCAGAGGAGAGGTAAACATTTCCCTGACTACGCTGCTGTATAATTTTTACCATGTTCTcctataatatgtttttttttaacgcatCAGATACATTTTTGAATAACCAACTTTTGAAGCTATAAATTGTGTCAAACCCAGACATCCCATCCATTATATTTCAGTGTAAGTGAATAGATCGCCATGAGAGCCCATCACATCTTTTTATTCAAGATTTTGACACAAGCGAAATGCTCTTTTTTACTGAGCCTCAATctgtaaatcagaaaaaaatagaaacttgtGCCATCCCAACGATTTCCCTTTCAGTTGCATAATTCTAAAGGAGGtaaagtaacatttaaattcCCATCAAACATTGCACCAGTTGGCTTTCGTGAGGGATGGATAAGTAAAATCTGAGCATTTTTGTAAAAGAAATGAGAAATGTgcaatttatcattattttgtagATTTAAATTACAACCCACGTGGCACAGAGAAATTGCAAAGCATTTGCTCACAATCATCAGCAACAGAACTGCATAAAACCGAGGCGAATAATGAATGTTCCTTCTGTAGGTTTTAATCAGAATTCTGCCTCAAGTTGTGCTCGATTTAATGAAGGGCCAAATATGATTTGTGGGCCTGGAGTTTGAACCTTGTGGCCTCGGCCTTATTTTTGATAACAATAATTTCGAGCTGTGCAAGAAACAAACAGCAAATGTATCACACTTTATGcaaaacatacatgtttaaTCAGCAAATGCAGCCAAAGTGGCCTAAAATAATGTGTGGTCTAAAATAATGTGTGGCCAGACATGCACGCTTTGCTCATGTTGACAACAGCACATCTGGCTTTATATTGACCAACCAGTGTTCAATAGTGTAAAGGTGAAAGGTATTTGTGATGGTAGGATACTGAGTGGCAGGTCATAAACACAAAGGACTTTATGTAGTTTTTCCATAACTATTACATTACTCTTTGTGCACCCTATGATCACACTAAATCTTAACTCTAATAAAAAAGGATTTCATTTTGTAACGCTAGAGCTCCTGAGGAACAGCTAATCAGCTGTAATACAGTGTATTATGTGTTTGGATGCTTAGAGTCACTAATGTACAAAGAACTGAAActttgctttggataaaaatctgatttaaagtttaattttttttctatttgcaccctcagttttttaaaagtctaTTGTTTGCTTTGGTTACAATGTACTGTATTAAACTACATGTGGAAAATGCtctgttttttcttcagtgAATATTCAACCCTCGGTGCGGACAAGCGTCTCCATGACAAAAGAACACGACCGCAACCTGAATACGAGTCTGAGAAGAAGTGAGCAGTGATGGCCTGAACATCTTGGGAGATGATCTGAAACACATAATGAAACTTTGAAATGGAAAAGTGTTGCCTGGAAATACCCCTGGTATACGCATTAGTTCTATTTAAAGACATGGAGTAGTTATTCTATGTATTTGTTGAATGTCAGCTGTAACAAACCGTCTCCACAAAGCAGAGCTCGACATCTCTAAGAACCGTCTCTGCCGAAGTATCGCACACATTGGGATTACTGCCCTCAGGCACTTAGACATTTTGTTCTCAAATGTTTAGATAGAAACCTTGTTTTAAGTATCTTAACCTGTGAAACAACTGTAGGCCACAATGAACAATTTGAGAGACATGTCAGTAAAGTGCGTCTTGGTCGGGGACAGCGCAGTTGGAAAGACTGCGTTGCTGGTCCGCTTCACCTCCGAGACCTTCCCAGACAGCTACAAGCCCACGGTGTTTGAGAACACAGGAGTGGAGGTGAACATGGATGGGATCCAGATCAGTTTGGGACTGTGGGACACAGCAGGAAATGACAACTTCAGACAGATCAGACCAAGGTCATACCAACAAGCTGACGTTGTCCTCATCTGTTACTCCGTGGCCAATCCAAATTCTTTGGCAAACGCCCAGGAAAAGTGGATTGCTGAGGTCAGACAAAACTTGCCTAAGGTGCCAGTGCTGCTGGTGGCGACTCAGACGGACCAGCGAGAAATGGGGGTGCATCGTAACGGCTGCATCTCAGCAGAGCATGGGAAACATGTGGCTCATGAGATGCACGCCAAAGGATACGTGGAGTGCTCGTCGTTGAGTAATCGAGGTGTTCAACAGGTTTTTGAGTACGCAGTGCGAACAGTTGTTAATCAGGCCAAGAAACAAGCCAGGAGACGCCTATTCAGCATTAACCAGTGTAAGGTCTTTTGACCTTTGGCCTCTGTATGTTAGGGTAATTATGGTAAATAAGTTGACTTTGGGAGTATGATTGTGAACATCTAACGTGCcaaaatctacatttaaaacgCTCCTGAAAACATCTGTAAACTAGAGGAAATAGTTTATGATACAGTTTGCAATAattcaataatataattaaaacaattcaAATTTCATATACAGTGTTTTTACTAAACCAATCTTTGTATTTCAAATTAAGGGTGTCTAATATGTGGCCTGTGTGCCGAACTGACAGCACCGTCTTTGTGTCCTGTTTGGGAGGAtttgcaaaatgtaattgtttaagacaaaataatgaaagtaatttaaaattcaattgttttctattctattcgtaactaaatgtttttttaacagcacGTATGAAAAGTAAACAGTTGGTATTTCactgattaatttaatttaatttattcctTGGACTCTGAATTTAAGTTTgtattgtaattattttatgtaaatttaaatatttctgttgttcACCATGTTGGAGTTGGTTATTGTTAGAATTgaatttaaatgctaaattaaAGCTGATACTTTGTGTTTtcctttgatgtgtttttgcagtGAAGTGACATAAAGGTGTTACTTAAATTTACAATgaatttttattaatatatcaAAACTTATTAAAACAAACCTGAGCCACAAATTGACCAAACatagtttttactgtttaatacaacataaaataacaataaatataccTTTCTTGGTTTGTCCAAAAAAATGTTTGCTTGGAGCAACATGAcgcattcatatttttaaacatgtgatCATAAAAATGTCATACATAGTTACATTGCACGGTTGTAAAACTTTCCTCACTTGTGTGAACTCATGAGTACTCACGTCTGTAACATTAATCGTAAATATTTTACACAGAAACAAAATCATAGATTACATAAATATCTTAATCATTTAGGAGTAGTTACAGAGaatctatttaattttttgtcttttccttcTCTTTATTAATTTCCTCTACTTGCCTAAAGCTAAATCTAACGTCACATATactgaaataaaatgttaaacttCTAACTCATGGCTGATCATGTGTGTCGATAATTTTCATAGAAATTGGATATTTACATGGAATCATAGAGACACGTGTTAAATTTCATCGGACAAAAGCTGTAAACCACACATTCTGTTCTCCTTAGATATGAATACAAGTGAAGCATTGATTACAACGTGATGTGAATATACTGAGGTTTTTAGAAACTTTTATAAAAGAGAAAACTATCGATCAGCTGATCCACAGATCACTGTACagtttgatttcttttttttccccctctttatTCTGGTTTTGGGttggatttcaaaatgtttaccattacatttttgaatattgcagacaatatatgtttatgaaGCCTTAAGATAAgagcaaaaacaatgaaattaaatgaGTACATTTAATCAAACcttttattatttctaaattaaacataaatattgtatGTCGTTTAAGTAAAAGGTGCAAAATGTGACACGTGCACCACTTGCTTAACTCATATTTTACACATCATTCTATTTTAATTAAATGCTAAGAGCAGGACAAaacattattatcaatattatcaaaaacacattgaaaactCAAACCCATTTCAGCATTTTACCAACAAAATGGTGGtatacacaataaaacacacagtaGCTCCATGCAACATCATGGAGACAACCAAGTTTAACTTGTACACACCCTGAGCCACTGCGCTTAACACTTCAGCTTAACCTACTTCCTAGTGTCATGTTTACAACACCAGTAGAGACTGGCTCGGTCAATGATTCACGAAATATAACATTATTCCGTGAGTAATAATCACTATAATCAGAGTACAAAGTATCTGCATTAGAGCAGAAAACACAAGCACATCCTTAACTCTATAAATTCAACAATATTCACCGATTGGTAATAACATGACCACTGATTAATGTGTAAATCCTGCCGAAATGTTTTTGATCACAGACTCCTGAAGGTATGCTGTGGTATCTGGTGCAAAGGAAACCAGTAAATTTTCTAGGTCTTGTACAGCGTAAGGTGGTGCCTTTATGGAATAGAAtccctttattgtc
Encoded here:
- the rhoh gene encoding rho-related GTP-binding protein RhoH → MNNLRDMSVKCVLVGDSAVGKTALLVRFTSETFPDSYKPTVFENTGVEVNMDGIQISLGLWDTAGNDNFRQIRPRSYQQADVVLICYSVANPNSLANAQEKWIAEVRQNLPKVPVLLVATQTDQREMGVHRNGCISAEHGKHVAHEMHAKGYVECSSLSNRGVQQVFEYAVRTVVNQAKKQARRRLFSINQCKVF